A stretch of Synechococcus sp. MIT S9220 DNA encodes these proteins:
- a CDS encoding DUF3764 family protein, which yields METTIWTFNLSVPFSEWAKIYDSDDVTQMHASVGIKTLFRGVSKDDASKVCAIQQAPIGVAQKIFEENKEMIRGAGHIIESTVITAYTE from the coding sequence ATGGAAACCACGATCTGGACATTCAACCTGAGCGTTCCATTCTCAGAGTGGGCCAAAATCTATGACAGCGATGACGTCACCCAAATGCATGCATCAGTAGGAATCAAAACACTGTTTAGAGGAGTTTCCAAGGACGACGCATCGAAGGTCTGTGCGATTCAACAAGCACCCATTGGGGTGGCACAAAAGATCTTTGAAGAAAACAAAGAGATGATCCGGGGAGCTGGACATATCATCGAAAGCACTGTCATCACAGCCTATACAGAATAA
- a CDS encoding DUF819 family protein: protein MVGSLPHMSLVLVLGLTGLGWWLAQVNSLARKFGSTMVILILGLLLANVTSWTPEPSAASWVNGPLTSFAIAELLLAVELRSVLPDARRLLLPFIAAVAGTLVAVLLVGLLLSGWLGQSWISLAGLLSATFTGGSLNFVSVARSLEIPPSLLLIATAADHVAFTAWFVVSLLIGRGGRQHRATDTPVLKSSASTPTNAFVMPSLREVLLGLLWGGAVLLISDRMGGGLRLLGIDVPSILVLTTVALIAAQLPRSDSRSACYGLGLVLIQPFFAVIGLSSSLGDLFGDGLPVLLYAGLVVFVQAIVVLQARRWFRWPLAECLVASQAAVGGPSTALALAGSLERPNLVLPSVAIGLLGYLLGTYVGLAVSASLNGLIA, encoded by the coding sequence TCTAGGACTGACAGGTCTCGGCTGGTGGCTCGCTCAGGTGAACAGCTTGGCTCGCAAGTTCGGGTCGACCATGGTGATCCTGATCCTTGGTCTGTTGCTGGCCAATGTGACCAGCTGGACTCCAGAACCATCCGCTGCGTCGTGGGTGAACGGACCGTTGACCTCTTTCGCCATTGCAGAACTGTTGCTGGCGGTTGAGCTCCGCAGCGTGCTGCCTGATGCACGTCGCTTGTTGTTGCCTTTCATCGCAGCTGTAGCTGGAACTTTGGTGGCTGTTTTGTTGGTTGGTCTATTGCTATCAGGATGGCTTGGACAGTCTTGGATTTCACTGGCAGGTCTGTTGAGTGCCACGTTCACCGGCGGCAGTTTGAACTTCGTTTCCGTTGCCAGAAGTCTTGAAATACCTCCTTCTCTACTGTTGATTGCCACGGCGGCAGATCACGTTGCATTCACGGCATGGTTTGTCGTCAGCTTGCTGATCGGCCGTGGTGGTCGGCAGCACAGAGCGACTGACACTCCAGTGCTGAAGAGTTCAGCTTCAACCCCAACCAACGCGTTTGTGATGCCTTCATTGCGAGAGGTGTTGCTCGGCCTTCTCTGGGGGGGTGCGGTTTTGTTGATCTCCGACCGTATGGGGGGGGGCTTGCGTTTGTTGGGGATTGATGTCCCATCAATCCTGGTGCTGACAACGGTCGCGTTGATTGCTGCCCAGTTACCCCGATCGGATTCTCGGAGTGCTTGCTACGGGCTTGGTCTGGTCTTGATCCAACCCTTTTTCGCTGTGATCGGACTCAGTTCAAGTCTTGGAGATCTCTTTGGTGATGGCCTGCCAGTGCTGCTCTACGCAGGACTGGTGGTTTTTGTTCAGGCCATTGTTGTGCTTCAAGCACGACGCTGGTTTCGCTGGCCTTTGGCTGAATGTCTGGTTGCCTCTCAGGCTGCAGTGGGTGGGCCAAGCACTGCTCTGGCTCTCGCAGGAAGCCTTGAGAGACCCAATCTCGTTTTGCCGTCAGTCGCAATCGGGCTCCTGGGATATTTGCTTGGTACTTACGTCGGTCTGGCGGTGTCAGCCTCGCTCAATGGGCTGATTGCCTGA
- a CDS encoding ATP-dependent DNA ligase — protein sequence MDAFAALIEDLDQSTGTKRKIDLIAVHLQQADAHDAAWTVLLLMGERRKRLITGRRLRDILQQASAMPDWLFDDCQSHVGDSAETLSLLWPQLKHDIGGHIHNPDVTIWINQLNHSPPMHWWMEQLLPAVAAMEAEEQSIAVLAIWEALPHDRLFLFNKLLTGGFRIGVARGLVVKAIATGFNLEEALVLERLMAPADASEHWFRALTATASEERDNRGPVPYPFFLASPLKPETIEDTAPSDWWVEHKWDGIRGQLIQRESGTYLWSRGEELINEQFPELIEMALAIPADTVLDGEVICWAESEQQPRPFSDLQRRLGRKNVGRKLRLECPVSFVAYDLLERNGQDLRSAPLQQRLEQLSAVQQRMDANTAGMRCRLSSGQQLEHWDQLNRLRQEAVEQGAEGVMLKHLQSPYLSGRKRGHWWKHKRDPMTLDAVLIYAQAGRGRRANLFTDYTFALWETQTESTSNPQLVTFAKAYSGLKDAEILELDRWIRSHTRERFGPTRSVEPELVFEIGFEGIQTSRRHKCGLAVRFPRILRWRSDRTADSANTIEDARTLCDQVVKRTSSL from the coding sequence ATGGATGCATTCGCGGCTCTGATCGAGGATCTGGACCAGAGCACAGGAACGAAACGCAAGATTGATTTGATCGCAGTGCATCTGCAGCAAGCCGATGCCCACGACGCCGCGTGGACGGTATTACTGCTGATGGGAGAACGGCGCAAACGGTTGATCACCGGTCGCCGGTTGCGCGACATTCTTCAGCAGGCGAGTGCGATGCCTGACTGGCTCTTCGACGACTGTCAGAGCCACGTCGGAGATTCAGCAGAAACCCTCTCACTGCTCTGGCCACAACTCAAACACGACATTGGCGGCCATATCCACAACCCCGATGTGACGATCTGGATCAATCAACTCAATCATTCACCGCCGATGCACTGGTGGATGGAACAACTGTTACCGGCCGTGGCGGCGATGGAGGCTGAGGAGCAAAGCATCGCGGTACTCGCGATTTGGGAAGCCTTGCCTCACGACCGCCTGTTCCTGTTCAACAAACTGCTAACGGGTGGCTTTCGCATTGGTGTTGCCCGCGGACTTGTCGTAAAAGCGATCGCGACAGGATTCAACTTGGAGGAGGCTTTGGTTCTCGAGCGTCTGATGGCGCCAGCCGATGCCTCTGAACATTGGTTTCGTGCACTGACGGCTACCGCCAGTGAAGAACGCGACAACAGAGGGCCCGTTCCCTACCCCTTTTTTCTGGCCAGCCCACTCAAACCGGAGACCATCGAGGACACCGCACCCTCCGATTGGTGGGTTGAACATAAATGGGATGGCATCCGCGGACAGCTGATTCAACGCGAGAGCGGAACATACCTGTGGAGTCGTGGTGAAGAACTGATCAACGAACAATTCCCAGAACTGATCGAGATGGCATTAGCGATACCGGCCGATACGGTGCTTGATGGCGAAGTGATCTGTTGGGCGGAATCGGAGCAACAACCAAGACCCTTTAGCGACCTGCAGAGACGACTCGGCCGAAAAAATGTCGGCCGCAAACTTCGGCTCGAGTGTCCTGTGAGTTTCGTGGCCTATGACCTGCTGGAACGCAATGGACAAGATCTGCGCTCAGCTCCACTTCAGCAACGACTTGAACAACTCAGCGCTGTTCAACAACGCATGGATGCCAATACGGCGGGGATGCGTTGCCGACTCAGCAGCGGACAACAACTTGAGCATTGGGATCAGCTGAATCGACTCCGCCAAGAGGCTGTGGAACAGGGTGCCGAAGGGGTGATGCTCAAGCATCTGCAGTCCCCCTATCTGAGCGGTCGTAAGCGTGGGCATTGGTGGAAACACAAGCGCGATCCGATGACCCTGGATGCGGTGCTGATCTATGCACAGGCAGGCCGCGGGCGTCGCGCCAACCTCTTCACCGATTACACCTTCGCACTCTGGGAGACACAGACGGAGTCAACAAGCAACCCTCAGCTGGTGACATTCGCCAAGGCCTATTCCGGTTTAAAAGACGCCGAAATCCTCGAGCTGGATCGATGGATTCGCAGTCACACCCGGGAACGGTTCGGTCCAACCCGCTCGGTGGAGCCTGAATTGGTCTTTGAGATTGGCTTTGAAGGCATCCAGACATCCAGACGGCACAAGTGCGGCCTCGCCGTTCGTTTTCCCAGGATTCTGCGATGGCGAAGTGACCGCACGGCGGACAGCGCCAACACCATCGAAGATGCTCGAACGCTCTGCGATCAAGTGGTGAAGCGAACGTCGTCATTGTGA
- a CDS encoding ligase-associated DNA damage response DEXH box helicase — protein sequence MLSPINDWFQHQGWSPLPFQKRTWEAHLQGLSGLIQVPTGSGKTYAAVMGPIAQMLAAANEQAGIRLLYITPLRALGRDLAVALQQPIDAMGWPLRVGIRNGDTPSAERSRQIKKPPEILITTPESLCVLLASRHCEALFKTLDTVVLDEWHELIGSKRGIQAELALSWLRQQRPQLQTWAISATIGNLEESARHALGEGCEPCLITGAPKRGLDVTSIVPDSIDGFPWGGHLGLRRYEDLIGQLEPCTSTLLFTNTRNQAERWFQCLRYACPEMEGLLALHHSALDRSEREAIEAAVKAGSMLWVVCTSSLDLGVDFQPVERVVQIGSPKNLARLLQRAGRSAHLPGGTSKVLFMPTNALELLELSAVRRGLENGMVEERRPPNQPLDVLLQHLTTLACGPGFRPVETLESIRSTSTYRTLEQGRWDWCLRFLEHGGDCLGAYSRYRKLDSTDDGRFVVRDNAIARLHRLNIGTITSAPAIRVRFVRGSVLGHVEENFISQLKQKDVFFFAGRQLEFVRLRDMTAYVKTTTRKSTAVPAWAGGQMSLSDLLTHHLREEVARAGRGELDNAELKALEPLFERQMDLSTLPSSDQLLIETCRTREGMHLYAYPFEGRFVHEGLGFLWATRLTRQHRGTITVSVNDYGFELLAPKGYPMDDLLEEHLDDLLDDSNLETDLEQALNLSELCRRRFRSIAQVAGLLVQGFPGKNKSAGQLQISGSLLWEVFNKHEPGNLLLKQAQQEVLQEQLELPRLRSALKRMQRGETLHCPTPRPTPLAFPLLVERLNNRMSNESVLERIQRMQREALNQEGF from the coding sequence ATTCTCTCGCCGATCAACGACTGGTTTCAACATCAGGGATGGTCGCCGCTTCCCTTTCAGAAGCGGACATGGGAAGCACACCTGCAGGGTTTGAGTGGTCTGATCCAGGTCCCTACCGGGTCAGGAAAAACTTACGCCGCGGTGATGGGACCGATCGCGCAGATGCTGGCGGCAGCTAATGAGCAAGCAGGGATCCGCCTGCTCTACATCACGCCACTCAGGGCGTTAGGCCGTGACTTAGCCGTGGCGCTACAGCAACCGATTGATGCGATGGGCTGGCCCCTGCGGGTTGGGATCCGCAATGGAGATACCCCAAGTGCTGAAAGGAGTCGCCAGATCAAAAAACCTCCTGAAATTCTGATCACCACGCCGGAATCATTGTGCGTTCTGCTGGCGAGTCGCCATTGCGAAGCACTGTTCAAGACGCTTGACACCGTCGTTCTTGATGAATGGCATGAGCTGATCGGAAGCAAACGCGGTATCCAGGCGGAGCTCGCTCTCAGCTGGTTACGGCAACAGCGCCCACAACTCCAAACATGGGCGATCAGCGCAACGATCGGGAATCTTGAAGAATCAGCTCGGCATGCCCTTGGCGAGGGGTGTGAGCCGTGCTTGATCACGGGAGCTCCCAAGCGAGGACTCGATGTCACGAGCATCGTTCCCGACAGTATTGATGGATTCCCTTGGGGTGGTCACCTCGGGCTGAGGCGATACGAAGATCTCATCGGGCAGCTCGAACCCTGCACCAGCACGCTGTTGTTCACCAACACGCGCAACCAGGCTGAACGCTGGTTTCAATGCCTGCGCTACGCCTGCCCAGAAATGGAGGGCTTACTGGCACTGCATCACAGCGCTCTTGATCGCAGTGAAAGAGAGGCCATTGAAGCTGCTGTAAAAGCGGGGTCGATGCTCTGGGTGGTCTGCACAAGCTCGCTCGATCTTGGAGTGGACTTTCAACCTGTGGAGCGAGTTGTTCAGATCGGATCACCGAAAAATCTGGCACGACTGCTGCAACGCGCAGGACGCTCAGCACACTTACCCGGCGGAACATCCAAGGTGCTGTTCATGCCCACCAATGCCCTGGAATTACTCGAACTGAGTGCCGTTCGCCGAGGCTTGGAGAACGGAATGGTGGAAGAACGACGCCCCCCCAACCAACCTCTCGACGTGCTGCTGCAACACCTCACGACACTGGCTTGCGGGCCCGGGTTCAGACCTGTCGAAACTCTCGAGTCCATTCGCAGCACGAGCACCTACAGAACACTCGAACAGGGGCGTTGGGATTGGTGTTTGCGCTTTCTTGAGCATGGAGGGGATTGCCTCGGTGCATACTCCCGCTACAGAAAACTGGACAGCACAGATGACGGACGTTTTGTGGTGCGTGACAACGCAATCGCCAGACTGCATCGATTGAACATCGGCACGATCACATCAGCTCCAGCGATCCGAGTGCGTTTCGTGCGGGGATCTGTTCTGGGACACGTCGAAGAAAACTTCATCAGCCAACTCAAACAGAAAGACGTGTTCTTTTTTGCAGGACGTCAGCTGGAATTCGTGAGGCTTCGCGACATGACGGCCTACGTGAAAACTACAACCAGAAAAAGCACTGCAGTTCCAGCCTGGGCTGGAGGACAGATGTCGCTGTCCGATCTGTTAACCCATCACCTGCGTGAAGAAGTGGCGCGCGCCGGACGTGGAGAACTGGACAACGCTGAGCTCAAAGCATTGGAACCACTGTTTGAACGTCAGATGGATCTGTCGACCTTGCCATCGAGTGATCAACTGCTGATTGAAACCTGTCGAACCCGGGAAGGAATGCATTTGTATGCGTACCCGTTTGAGGGTCGCTTTGTGCATGAGGGTCTGGGTTTCCTCTGGGCAACACGACTCACAAGGCAGCATCGCGGCACAATCACGGTTTCAGTCAACGACTACGGATTTGAACTGCTGGCACCAAAGGGATACCCCATGGATGACCTGCTGGAAGAACATCTGGATGATCTGCTCGATGACAGCAATCTGGAAACTGATCTTGAGCAAGCTCTCAATCTCTCCGAACTCTGTCGACGACGATTTCGCAGCATCGCCCAGGTTGCCGGGCTGCTTGTCCAAGGATTCCCAGGAAAGAACAAAAGCGCGGGACAGCTCCAGATCAGCGGTTCATTGCTGTGGGAGGTGTTCAACAAACATGAACCAGGCAATCTTCTCCTAAAACAAGCGCAACAAGAAGTGCTACAGGAGCAACTTGAACTGCCACGCCTACGTAGTGCACTGAAAAGAATGCAACGTGGAGAAACACTGCACTGCCCTACGCCTCGACCAACACCTCTCGCCTTTCCACTACTGGTGGAAAGACTGAACAACCGCATGAGTAATGAATCCGTCCTAGAGCGGATTCAGAGGATGCAACGGGAAGCACTGAACCAGGAAGGGTTCTAA
- the nadA gene encoding quinolinate synthase NadA: MSSDTALVAAINQLRQERNAVILAHYYQEPEIQDIADFIGDSLELSRKAANTDADVIVFCGVHFMAETAKILSPEKIVVLPDIDAGCSLADDCPADEFASFRESHPDHLVVSYINCTAAVKAQSDLICTSSNAVDLVKQLPEEQPVLFAPDRNLGRWVERQSGRELTLWPGRCFVHETFSEEALIKLKLDHPDAEVIAHPECQENLLDLADFIGSTSKLLVHSETSDCDTFIVVTEPGILHQMKQRVPEKTLLDVPGLDGCSCNACPYMRMNSLEKLRDCLETLSPQITMEESIRSKAEAPIRRMLEMSK; this comes from the coding sequence ATGAGCTCTGACACCGCACTCGTCGCGGCGATCAACCAGCTCCGCCAGGAACGCAATGCCGTAATCCTGGCGCACTATTACCAGGAGCCCGAAATTCAAGACATCGCCGATTTCATCGGTGACTCGCTTGAGCTGTCGAGAAAGGCTGCCAACACTGATGCCGATGTGATCGTGTTCTGCGGGGTGCACTTCATGGCGGAGACCGCCAAGATCCTCAGCCCTGAAAAAATTGTGGTGCTGCCTGATATCGATGCAGGCTGCTCACTGGCCGACGACTGCCCTGCCGATGAATTCGCCAGCTTTCGTGAAAGCCATCCGGACCATCTGGTGGTGAGCTACATCAATTGCACGGCGGCAGTGAAGGCCCAAAGCGATCTGATCTGCACAAGCAGCAATGCCGTGGATCTGGTGAAACAGCTGCCGGAGGAGCAACCCGTGCTCTTTGCTCCCGACCGCAATCTTGGACGTTGGGTGGAACGCCAGAGCGGACGCGAACTCACGCTCTGGCCTGGACGTTGTTTTGTGCATGAAACCTTCAGTGAAGAAGCACTGATCAAGCTGAAACTGGATCATCCAGACGCTGAAGTGATCGCCCATCCGGAATGCCAGGAAAATCTGCTGGATCTTGCTGATTTCATCGGATCCACAAGCAAACTGCTGGTTCACTCCGAAACCAGCGACTGCGACACGTTCATCGTTGTCACAGAGCCTGGGATCCTGCATCAGATGAAGCAGCGGGTCCCCGAGAAGACATTGCTTGATGTTCCTGGTCTCGATGGCTGCAGCTGTAATGCCTGTCCATACATGCGTATGAACAGCCTGGAAAAACTGCGCGACTGTCTTGAGACACTCTCACCGCAGATCACCATGGAGGAGTCGATTCGTTCCAAGGCTGAAGCGCCGATCCGACGCATGCTCGAAATGAGCAAGTGA
- a CDS encoding DNA ligase — protein sequence MATRSSTLTVLMVLIAATAGPALAQQTTITIEQINTVVFPADGATAAKAICEGLANGALTRDQVGSDLARLQGALREVADAGDATSYVKAFNSATAGINGCNVQVTGPNEDNRWNY from the coding sequence ATGGCGACCCGTAGCTCTACCTTGACCGTCCTCATGGTTTTGATCGCTGCGACCGCTGGACCGGCACTCGCCCAGCAAACCACGATCACCATTGAGCAGATCAACACCGTGGTGTTCCCTGCTGATGGTGCAACAGCTGCAAAGGCCATCTGCGAGGGTCTGGCTAACGGCGCACTGACCCGGGATCAGGTTGGGAGCGATCTGGCCCGACTTCAGGGAGCTTTGCGTGAAGTGGCCGACGCTGGAGACGCAACCAGCTATGTCAAGGCATTCAACAGTGCGACAGCTGGAATCAACGGATGCAATGTTCAGGTGACAGGTCCAAATGAGGACAATCGCTGGAATTACTGA
- a CDS encoding ligase-associated DNA damage response exonuclease: MNVLERTESGLYCRAADAWIDPSRPVSRALITHAHADHARPGCGEYWAVDISEGVLRQRLGRDITLNSMPYRQEFWLNQACLSFHSAGHVLGSAQIRLMVEDQVWVVTGDYKRCPDPSCEPFEVVPCDVLITEATFGLPIYAWDTGKQVATEIRDWWHGDRERPSLLFCYSFGKAQRLLAELKAIGVEEEVLLHGAVETVTRHYREAGVAMTASRPVSELPRKDSLAGRLILAPPSAHRSAWMRRFRSPQTAFASGWMAVRGARRRRGYERGFVLSDHADWNGLVSTVLNTGAASVYVTHGQSDVLARFLRERHGLDAKPLDQLN, from the coding sequence ATGAACGTTCTCGAGCGAACCGAAAGCGGTCTGTATTGCAGAGCAGCAGACGCCTGGATCGATCCCTCACGGCCCGTGTCGAGAGCCTTGATCACTCACGCCCACGCTGATCACGCCAGACCTGGATGCGGCGAATACTGGGCTGTGGATATCAGTGAAGGTGTGCTGCGACAACGCCTGGGCCGAGACATCACTCTGAATTCCATGCCTTATCGCCAAGAGTTCTGGCTCAATCAGGCCTGTTTGTCGTTCCATAGCGCTGGCCACGTCTTGGGATCAGCTCAAATTCGCTTGATGGTTGAGGATCAGGTCTGGGTGGTGACCGGTGATTACAAACGCTGCCCTGACCCGAGCTGCGAACCGTTTGAGGTGGTGCCCTGCGACGTGCTCATCACCGAAGCCACATTCGGGTTGCCGATTTATGCATGGGATACCGGGAAACAAGTGGCAACGGAGATCCGAGACTGGTGGCATGGAGACCGCGAGCGGCCCTCGCTGTTGTTCTGTTACTCGTTCGGCAAAGCTCAGCGTCTGCTAGCCGAGCTGAAAGCCATTGGAGTGGAAGAGGAAGTGCTTCTCCATGGTGCCGTTGAAACCGTCACCCGCCACTATCGCGAGGCAGGTGTGGCGATGACGGCGAGTCGGCCTGTGAGCGAGCTTCCCCGCAAGGACTCCCTGGCAGGAAGACTGATCCTTGCGCCGCCTTCCGCCCATCGTTCAGCCTGGATGAGGCGGTTCCGCTCGCCACAGACAGCCTTTGCATCCGGGTGGATGGCAGTGAGGGGAGCCCGGCGGAGGCGTGGCTATGAACGAGGCTTCGTGCTGAGTGACCATGCCGATTGGAATGGGTTGGTGAGCACGGTGCTGAACACTGGAGCTGCATCTGTCTATGTGACCCACGGCCAGAGCGATGTGCTGGCGCGCTTTCTGCGCGAGAGACACGGTCTTGATGCCAAACCGCTTGATCAGCTCAACTGA